The genomic interval GGCGGGATCCATGGCACGAGCTTCAGCGGAGGGGTGGCGCGAAGGGGAGGTCCTCCGCCGCGCGGACCGAAGGGAGCACGGTGGAGGTCCGCAGCGACAGGACCCCGGAGCGCACCTCGTTGCAGGGCCGGGTCATGCGCATTGACGTCGTGACGATCTTCCCCGAGTTCTTTTCGTCGCCGCTGGAAGAGAGCATCATCCGGCGCGGCCGCGAGCGCGGCCTGCTCGACATCCGCGTCCACGACCTGCGCGGCTGGACGGCCGACCGCCACAAGGTGACCGACGACGCCCCGTACGGCGGCGGCGTCGGCATGGTCATGAAGCCGGAGCCGATCTTCGCGGCGGTCGAGGCCATCCGGGCGGAGAGCCCGGACGCGGCGACGGTGCTGCTCTCGCCGCAGGGACGGGTCTGGAACCAGGCGCTCGTGCGCGAGTTCGGCGCCCGCCCGGCGCTCATCCTGCTCTGCGGGCGCTACGAGGGCGTCGACGAGCGTGTGCGCGAGGCGCTCGTCGACGAGGAGGTCTCGATCGGCGACTTCGTGCTCGCCGGCGGCGAGACCGCGGCGATGGTGCTGATCGAGACGCTCGCCCGGCAGGTGCCCGGCGTCGTCGGCCAG from bacterium carries:
- the trmD gene encoding tRNA (guanosine(37)-N1)-methyltransferase TrmD; the encoded protein is MRIDVVTIFPEFFSSPLEESIIRRGRERGLLDIRVHDLRGWTADRHKVTDDAPYGGGVGMVMKPEPIFAAVEAIRAESPDAATVLLSPQGRVWNQALVREFGARPALILLCGRYEGVDERVREALVDEEVSIGDFVLAGGETAAMVLIETLARQVPGVVGQAESVAQDSFFAGLLDHPHYTRPAEFRGRAVPPVLLSGDHAAIARWRRREALRHTLRKRPDLLADAPLTPEDLRVLAELRAEDDELA